A single region of the Sphingobium sp. TKS genome encodes:
- the trbJ gene encoding P-type conjugative transfer protein TrbJ yields MKLRTPRSVRLIAALLVAPVALTPMLATPAYAQFGFGGIVFDPSNYAQNVLTAARSLQQITNQITSLQNQAQSLINQARNLASLPYSALQQLQQSVQRTQSLLSQAQNIAYDVQSIDRAFQLKYGSTAMSASDTQLIADARARWQNTVGGLQDAMRVQAGVVGNIDTNRTQMSALIGQSQGAAGALQAAQAGNQLLALQAQQLADLTALIAANGRAQALQSAEQAAAAAQGQEQRRRFLTPGSGYQPGNAKMFQPGN; encoded by the coding sequence ATGAAACTGCGTACCCCCCGCAGCGTTCGGCTCATTGCCGCGCTGCTTGTCGCCCCTGTCGCCCTCACGCCCATGCTGGCAACGCCAGCATACGCCCAGTTCGGGTTCGGTGGGATCGTCTTCGATCCCTCGAACTATGCCCAGAATGTGCTGACGGCGGCGCGATCGCTCCAGCAGATCACCAACCAGATCACGTCGCTGCAAAATCAGGCGCAGTCGCTGATCAACCAGGCCCGCAATCTGGCGAGCTTGCCCTATTCCGCGCTCCAGCAGCTCCAGCAGTCGGTGCAGCGCACCCAGTCGCTCCTGAGCCAAGCCCAGAACATCGCCTATGACGTGCAGTCGATCGATCGCGCGTTCCAGCTCAAATACGGCAGCACCGCCATGTCGGCGAGCGATACCCAGCTTATCGCCGATGCTCGTGCGCGCTGGCAGAATACCGTCGGCGGCTTGCAGGACGCGATGCGGGTGCAGGCAGGCGTCGTTGGCAATATCGATACCAACCGTACCCAGATGTCGGCACTGATCGGCCAGAGCCAGGGCGCTGCCGGTGCATTGCAGGCGGCACAGGCTGGCAATCAGCTTCTCGCGCTTCAGGCACAGCAACTGGCCGACCTTACCGCGCTCATCGCGGCCAATGGCCGCGCGCAGGCGCTTCAGTCAGCGGAACAGGCGGCCGCGGCCGCACAGGGACAGGAGCAACGGCGCCGCTTCCTGACGCCAGGCAGCGGCTACCAGCCCGGCAACGCCAAAATGTTCCAGCCGGGCAACTGA
- the trbL gene encoding P-type conjugative transfer protein TrbL: MGGTGVIDHFLEVFTRYIDGGFGLLHGEVAFIATTLVVIDVTLAALFWSWGADDDIMARLIKKTLFVGMFAYIIGNWNNLARIVFESFAGLGLKASGTGFSTADLLRPGKVAQTGLDAGRPLLDSISNLMGYWSFFENFIQIACMLFAWALVLLAFFVLAIQLFVTLIEFKLTTLAGFVLIPFGLFGKSAFMAERVLGNVISSGIKVLVLAVIIGIGSTLFSEFTAGFGGATPSIDDAMAIVLAALSLLGLGIFGPGIANGIVSGGPQLGAGAAVGTGLAAGGMAVAGAAAVGAVASGGAALAGGAAAAARGGATLAGGASTAYSLGAAGQSGMAGVASGVSNVASTGVQAAVSPLKRAASRAADSLKSSYQSGARAAAEIAGGTAEAEPGGAAAAPAAAEGQPAWAKQMKRNQQLSQGVQVAAHAVKSGDSHGGGASINLSESD; encoded by the coding sequence ATGGGCGGCACCGGCGTCATCGACCATTTCCTCGAGGTCTTCACCCGCTACATCGATGGAGGCTTCGGGCTTCTGCATGGCGAAGTCGCATTCATTGCAACGACGCTGGTGGTCATCGACGTCACGCTCGCCGCGCTGTTTTGGTCGTGGGGCGCCGACGACGACATCATGGCCCGCCTCATCAAGAAGACGCTGTTCGTGGGCATGTTCGCCTACATCATCGGCAACTGGAACAACCTTGCCCGCATCGTCTTCGAAAGCTTTGCCGGGCTTGGCCTGAAAGCGAGCGGGACAGGGTTCAGCACTGCCGATCTCCTGCGCCCGGGCAAGGTTGCGCAGACGGGCCTCGATGCCGGGCGACCGCTGCTCGACTCCATCTCCAATCTGATGGGCTACTGGTCCTTCTTCGAGAACTTCATCCAGATCGCCTGCATGCTCTTCGCCTGGGCGCTCGTGCTGCTTGCCTTCTTTGTGCTCGCAATCCAGTTGTTCGTCACCCTGATCGAGTTCAAGCTAACCACGCTGGCGGGCTTCGTCCTCATTCCCTTCGGGCTCTTCGGCAAGAGCGCCTTCATGGCCGAGCGGGTGCTCGGCAACGTCATCTCGTCGGGCATCAAAGTCCTCGTGCTTGCCGTCATCATCGGCATCGGCTCGACGCTCTTTTCCGAATTCACCGCAGGCTTCGGCGGCGCGACGCCTTCGATCGACGATGCCATGGCCATCGTCCTTGCTGCCTTGTCGCTGCTTGGCCTCGGCATCTTCGGCCCGGGCATCGCCAATGGCATCGTATCGGGCGGGCCGCAGCTTGGCGCAGGCGCCGCGGTGGGGACTGGCCTTGCCGCTGGCGGCATGGCCGTCGCCGGGGCAGCGGCGGTCGGTGCCGTCGCATCTGGCGGGGCAGCATTGGCCGGCGGTGCCGCCGCCGCGGCTCGTGGCGGCGCTACGCTCGCGGGCGGCGCGTCGACTGCCTACAGTCTTGGAGCAGCCGGACAGTCTGGCATGGCAGGCGTGGCGTCGGGCGTGAGCAATGTCGCCAGCACCGGCGTGCAAGCCGCCGTCTCACCCTTGAAGCGCGCGGCATCAAGGGCCGCTGACAGCCTCAAGTCGAGCTACCAGTCCGGTGCCCGCGCAGCGGCAGAGATCGCTGGCGGCACGGCTGAAGCCGAACCTGGAGGAGCCGCCGCAGCGCCAGCCGCTGCCGAGGGCCAGCCCGCTTGGGCCAAGCAAATGAAGCGCAATCAGCAGCTCTCCCAAGGTGTCCAGGTCGCCGCGCACGCCGTCAAATCGGGCGACAGCCATGGCGGCGGCGCATCCATCAACCTCTCAGAAAGCGACTGA
- the trbG gene encoding P-type conjugative transfer protein TrbG, which yields MTPALRKVATRSARFPAFISTAIPAMRKSALPLLLCTSTLSGCATVQKPPAINFDDAPAAVQALDPPAPVQVVEVPKILALPGQLKPLGKDSGATPDLPDPASRVNAANAAARMQPVRNGFINAIQIYPFVDGALYQVYTAPGQITDISLQPGEQLVGSGPVAAGDTVRWIIGDTESGVGASRQVHILVKPTRASLMTNLVINTTSRTYHIELRSTDKTYMASVSWQYPQDQLIALHRQNAEARAAEPVASGIDLTRVNFRYQVSGDRAPWKPLRAFDDGRQVFIEFPRGVAQGEMPPIFVVGPEGSTSELVNYRVRANYMIVDRLFAAAELRLGSGKSQQRVRISRTDGRPAS from the coding sequence ATGACACCCGCCCTCCGCAAAGTCGCCACCCGGAGCGCGCGCTTCCCGGCTTTTATCAGCACCGCCATTCCGGCCATGCGCAAATCTGCGCTGCCTCTGCTGCTTTGCACGTCTACGCTCAGCGGCTGCGCGACGGTGCAGAAGCCGCCTGCGATCAATTTCGATGATGCGCCCGCCGCCGTGCAGGCCCTCGATCCGCCAGCACCGGTCCAGGTTGTCGAAGTGCCGAAGATCTTGGCTCTGCCCGGACAGCTGAAGCCGCTAGGCAAGGACAGCGGGGCAACCCCAGATTTGCCTGATCCTGCCTCCCGCGTGAACGCCGCCAATGCCGCAGCACGCATGCAGCCGGTCCGGAACGGCTTCATCAACGCCATCCAGATCTACCCGTTCGTCGATGGGGCGCTTTACCAGGTCTATACCGCGCCCGGACAGATCACCGATATCAGCCTTCAGCCGGGCGAGCAGCTCGTCGGCTCCGGCCCGGTCGCTGCCGGCGATACGGTTCGCTGGATCATTGGTGACACCGAAAGTGGCGTCGGCGCATCGCGGCAGGTCCACATCCTTGTCAAACCGACCCGCGCATCGCTCATGACCAACCTCGTCATCAACACTACCTCGCGCACCTATCACATCGAACTGCGGTCCACCGACAAGACCTATATGGCGTCGGTCTCGTGGCAGTATCCGCAAGACCAGCTCATTGCCCTCCATCGCCAGAATGCCGAGGCAAGGGCCGCCGAGCCCGTCGCGTCGGGCATCGATCTCACCCGCGTCAATTTCCGTTACCAGGTGTCGGGCGACCGTGCGCCGTGGAAGCCCCTGCGCGCCTTTGACGATGGTCGCCAGGTGTTCATCGAGTTTCCCCGCGGCGTGGCCCAAGGCGAAATGCCGCCCATCTTCGTCGTCGGGCCGGAAGGCAGCACCTCAGAACTGGTGAACTACCGGGTCCGGGCGAACTACATGATCGTCGACCGCCTCTTTGCGGCTGCGGAACTGCGCCTTGGATCCGGGAAAAGCCAGCAGCGGGTCCGGATTTCCCGCACCGACGGGAGGCCGGCATCGTGA
- the trbF gene encoding conjugal transfer protein TrbF — translation MRHFKRPSTHYGKSPEPETPYQRAGQIWDDRIGSARVQARNWRLMAFGALTLSGGLSAALVWQTASGSIVPWVVQVDHLGQAQAVAPATADYQPTDPQIAFYLARFIEQVRSIPADPIIVRQNWLRAYDFTTQAGALALGDYARANDPFAKVGKTQVAIDVSSVIRASPTSFRVAWVQRTYQDGALAATERWTAILTIAVQPPRDPEKLRANPLGIYVNAINWSKELGQ, via the coding sequence ATGCGCCACTTCAAACGACCCTCGACCCATTACGGCAAATCGCCCGAGCCCGAGACACCCTACCAACGCGCCGGCCAGATCTGGGATGACCGTATCGGCTCGGCCCGCGTCCAGGCGCGTAACTGGCGGCTCATGGCGTTCGGGGCGCTCACCTTGTCGGGTGGCCTGTCCGCAGCGCTGGTCTGGCAGACCGCCAGCGGCTCGATCGTGCCCTGGGTGGTGCAGGTCGACCATCTGGGCCAGGCCCAGGCCGTCGCTCCCGCGACCGCCGACTATCAGCCGACCGATCCGCAAATTGCGTTCTATCTCGCGCGCTTCATCGAGCAGGTCCGCAGCATTCCGGCAGATCCCATCATCGTGCGCCAGAACTGGCTGCGCGCCTACGACTTCACCACGCAGGCCGGGGCGCTCGCCTTGGGCGACTATGCCCGTGCCAACGATCCCTTTGCCAAGGTCGGCAAGACCCAAGTCGCGATCGACGTCTCCAGTGTGATCCGCGCTTCGCCGACCTCGTTCCGCGTCGCCTGGGTCCAGCGCACCTATCAGGACGGTGCGCTCGCTGCGACCGAGCGCTGGACCGCGATCCTCACCATCGCCGTGCAGCCGCCCCGCGATCCCGAGAAACTCCGGGCCAATCCGCTCGGCATCTACGTCAACGCCATCAACTGGTCGAAGGAGCTTGGACAATGA
- the trbK-alt gene encoding putative entry exclusion protein TrbK-alt encodes MDGKTLARIGAVVFVALAVTATAIDMNRSDTGPETATEKLPSIVRHDPLDDQLARCSQADEAGARDPGCLKAWADNRRRFLGTAPGPFSSDRPEVR; translated from the coding sequence ATGGACGGCAAGACCCTCGCACGCATCGGCGCAGTCGTCTTCGTGGCCCTCGCGGTCACGGCGACCGCGATCGACATGAACCGCAGCGATACCGGTCCGGAAACGGCCACAGAGAAGCTGCCGTCCATCGTCCGCCACGATCCGTTGGATGACCAGCTTGCCCGCTGTTCGCAGGCAGACGAAGCAGGTGCCCGTGATCCAGGGTGCCTCAAGGCGTGGGCAGATAACCGACGTCGTTTCCTCGGGACAGCACCTGGTCCGTTTTCTTCCGACCGGCCGGAGGTCCGCTGA
- a CDS encoding TrbI/VirB10 family protein, producing MRLRPEPPRVTRLSRKVLAGFGIAAGLGIGGALIYALQVQHGGKASEELYATDGRSAPDGLAGLPKDYGAVPRLGPPLPGDLGRPILSAQNNGQPVPVPGMAAPVPAPAAPDPEVQRRRQELEAARTARLFSASQAVSGNASSIPPPGAAATDLAGLGLAPQSATPSAQDRQLAFLGQTPDKRTLAPDRITAPASPNVLQAGAVIPAALITGIRSDVPGQITAQVTQNVYDSPTGRILLVPQGTRIVGQYDSGVGFGQRRVLLVWNRLIMPDGRSIVLERQPGANAEGYAGLEDGVDFHWSEMFKAAALSTLLSVGAEAGTNQSENSLLQALRSGASNSISQTGQQIVSRQLGIAPTLTVRPGFPVRVMVTRDLVLEPYGG from the coding sequence ATGCGGCTGCGGCCCGAACCGCCGCGCGTGACCCGCCTGTCGCGCAAAGTGCTGGCCGGGTTCGGTATCGCAGCGGGGCTCGGCATCGGCGGCGCGCTGATCTACGCACTTCAGGTCCAGCACGGCGGCAAGGCGAGCGAGGAACTATACGCAACGGACGGCCGCAGCGCACCTGACGGGCTGGCTGGGCTTCCCAAGGACTACGGCGCCGTCCCCCGCCTCGGCCCGCCACTCCCGGGTGATCTCGGCCGCCCGATTCTCAGTGCGCAGAACAACGGTCAGCCCGTCCCCGTGCCCGGGATGGCAGCGCCGGTTCCCGCGCCTGCCGCTCCCGATCCAGAAGTGCAGCGTCGTCGTCAGGAACTGGAGGCTGCGCGAACAGCCCGTCTGTTCTCGGCCTCCCAGGCCGTCTCGGGAAATGCCTCATCCATCCCGCCGCCCGGCGCGGCGGCAACCGATCTGGCTGGGCTCGGTCTCGCGCCGCAGTCCGCCACGCCTTCGGCGCAGGACCGGCAACTCGCCTTCCTCGGGCAAACGCCCGACAAGCGCACTTTGGCGCCGGACCGGATCACAGCACCGGCATCGCCCAATGTGCTTCAGGCGGGGGCCGTCATTCCTGCTGCGCTGATCACCGGCATCCGCTCCGACGTGCCCGGCCAGATCACCGCGCAGGTTACCCAGAATGTCTATGACAGCCCCACCGGCCGGATCTTGCTCGTGCCTCAGGGGACGCGGATCGTTGGCCAGTATGACAGCGGCGTCGGCTTCGGTCAGCGGCGGGTTTTGCTGGTCTGGAACCGGCTCATCATGCCCGATGGCCGCTCGATCGTCCTCGAGCGGCAGCCCGGTGCGAATGCTGAGGGCTATGCGGGCCTGGAAGATGGCGTCGATTTCCACTGGAGCGAGATGTTCAAGGCCGCGGCGCTTTCGACGCTGCTTTCAGTGGGGGCCGAGGCAGGAACCAACCAGAGCGAGAACAGCCTGTTGCAGGCGCTGCGCTCGGGGGCCTCGAACAGCATCAGCCAGACCGGCCAGCAAATCGTGAGCCGCCAGCTTGGCATTGCGCCCACTCTGACCGTCAGACCGGGATTCCCGGTCCGGGTGATGGTGACGCGCGACCTTGTGCTGGAACCTTACGGAGGCTGA